The window ATCTGTACACTTTTAATATGAGTGACACAGCCCTCGAACAGTTTATTCGAAAACTACGTGATCATCTTCCTGAGACAGCCATCCGGCAAGACCCGAGCACACTTGCTTATTATGGAACTGACTGGACGCGTTTTGTGACGCCCCAGGCGAGTGCGGTGATTTTTCCGGGAAGTACCGAAGATGTACAGCGCATTGTATTGGCCGCCAATGAGCATCAAATCGCTCTGGTACCATCCGGTGGTCGGACGGGACTTAGCGGTGGTGCTGTGGCTGCCAATGGTGAGGTGGTTGTCTCGATGGAGCGTCTGAATCATATTGGCGAAGTCAACATCATTGAGAGAACCATAACAGTCGGCGCGGGTGCGATTACCGCCAATGTGCAAGAAGCCGCAAAAGCGCACGGACTCTTTTTTCCGGTTAATTTTGCATCAGCTGGCTCAAGCCAGATTGGCGGCAATATCGCGACGAATGCTGGTGGCATTAATGTGATTCGTTACGGAAACATTCGTCGCTGGGTAGCCGGCTTGACCGTTGTCACTGGTCGTGGCGATTGTTTGCGCCTTGGTAAAGGGCTGATTAAAGATGCAACCGGCTATGATTTGCGTCATTTGTTCATTGGCTCGGAAGGAACGCTCGGTATGATTACCGAAGCGGAACTGTGGCTGACAGCACCACCGCCAAACACACAAGTCGTTGTGTTGGCTGTTGCACAATTTTCGGACGTGATGTCGGTCTTACAAGCATTCCGAGAAAAGTTGAATTTACA is drawn from Gammaproteobacteria bacterium and contains these coding sequences:
- a CDS encoding FAD-binding oxidoreductase; the protein is MSDTALEQFIRKLRDHLPETAIRQDPSTLAYYGTDWTRFVTPQASAVIFPGSTEDVQRIVLAANEHQIALVPSGGRTGLSGGAVAANGEVVVSMERLNHIGEVNIIERTITVGAGAITANVQEAAKAHGLFFPVNFASAGSSQIGGNIATNAGGINVIRYGNIRRWVAGLTVVTGRGDCLRLGKGLIKDATGYDLRHLFIGSEGTLGMITEAELWLTAPPPNTQVVVLAVAQFSDVMSVLQAFREKLNLQAFEFFSSVALKHVTRHRNLPPLGLAPTPYYVLLEVEQPSVQSENDLMTCFEQCVEQGWVVDGVASQSEQQKAMLWQYREGISESIS